A region from the Cellvibrio sp. PSBB006 genome encodes:
- a CDS encoding NAD(P)H-quinone oxidoreductase, whose product MKYIHFQNPGDADVLQLSDMPAPTPTAGEVLIRVAAAGVNRPDILQRQGMYPAPRGASPVLGLEVAGEIVACGEGVTQWAVGDTVCALVNGGGYAEYALAPEAQCLPIPASLSLQEAAAIPETFFTVWHNLFQRARLKEGETLLVHGGSSGIGTTAIQLAYAKGIQVFATAGSEEKCAACEQLGASKAINYRGADFVDDIKQLTNGRGVDVILDMVGGDYIQRNIAAAAHDGRIVNIAYLKGSKATVDFMPVMLKRLTLTGSTLRAQSPAVKDTIARELFEFVWPLIESNNIKPVIAVNFPLAQAAAAHRLMESSQHIGKIVLFNQQ is encoded by the coding sequence ATGAAATATATTCATTTCCAAAACCCCGGCGATGCCGATGTTTTACAGTTAAGCGATATGCCCGCGCCCACCCCGACCGCTGGCGAGGTATTGATTCGTGTTGCTGCTGCGGGTGTTAATCGCCCGGATATTTTGCAGCGTCAGGGTATGTATCCGGCGCCTCGGGGTGCATCGCCTGTATTGGGTTTGGAAGTTGCTGGTGAAATAGTTGCGTGTGGCGAAGGTGTGACCCAATGGGCGGTGGGCGACACGGTTTGCGCGCTGGTAAACGGCGGGGGTTATGCAGAATATGCACTCGCACCCGAAGCACAATGTCTGCCCATTCCTGCGTCGTTGTCGCTGCAGGAAGCCGCTGCCATACCGGAAACGTTTTTTACGGTATGGCACAACCTGTTTCAGCGTGCGCGCTTGAAGGAAGGCGAAACATTATTGGTACACGGTGGCAGCAGCGGTATTGGCACCACGGCGATTCAACTGGCTTATGCAAAAGGTATCCAGGTTTTTGCAACCGCCGGTAGCGAGGAAAAATGCGCGGCTTGCGAGCAATTGGGGGCCAGTAAAGCGATCAATTATCGCGGCGCAGATTTTGTTGATGACATCAAACAATTGACGAATGGACGCGGTGTCGATGTGATTCTCGATATGGTGGGCGGTGATTATATTCAACGCAATATCGCCGCCGCTGCCCATGACGGTCGGATCGTCAACATTGCCTATCTCAAGGGCAGTAAAGCCACCGTGGATTTTATGCCGGTGATGCTAAAACGGCTCACCTTGACAGGCTCCACCTTGCGCGCACAATCACCGGCTGTAAAAGACACAATTGCGCGCGAGTTATTTGAATTCGTGTGGCCGTTAATCGAAAGTAACAATATCAAACCTGTAATTGCGGTAAACTTTCCATTGGCGCAAGCCGCTGCGGCACATCGATTAATGGAGTCGAGTCAACACATCGGCAAGATTGTGTTGTTCAATCAACAATAA
- a CDS encoding TonB-dependent receptor has translation MAMQFKKNLLNLAVCSAVAGLAPAMTFAQEAEVVDEIVVMGMRSSIESAQDLKRNADTVKDVITATDIGALPDKSVTEALQRVPGVTIERFASSDDPKHYADEGTGVLVRGLDRVRSEINGRDAFSANPWGGLSYEDFPAELLGAVEVVKNQTADLISGGIAGTVNLITRKPFDSDEQIISFNAKANYGDFREEVTPSFSALFSDSWETSAGNFGFLLAGSHSEYKTRGDGVGLGNFQSRGVDTTTVYDEWGTPQVGITPGTYSHPCVPNSSDWRNCDNLGYPDGIQYSAADAPYEGTGLTGQPEGVTWYTPSQYHMSTAENDRERTGFTTSLQWANTDETIVATLEHINSKASLEYDERRVGHAAQGFKSFMGSSHDWLDQPGEGRPRTFDANNHLTSGVGVSSNAEVPLFYITRWNYTENTVEDTSFNLTLRPNDRLTIGLDYQHIDSEKLVHNYSLSGQTRGGAAASGTLLPFFLDLRGDLPTIEYLNNTDFTGWINEGALEPEVFIGSGMQQEELNTAKLDSFKIDVEYALDGVVTAVKSGVYYSDKTLTVRDTEYAGWSAIATPWVNDQRPASAAVNHPELYERIDFSDFYNGEVLQGDLQSFLFPRVDLVKNYAQTLRDGCAAGWSTVGDVNGNAADGSGGCAIPYEDMASRNGTHFAPYDISESNEERTEFYLRGDFEFADLAVPVKGNVGLRYVNYKLESTGYTVLPPETSRGNAQTAAALLAEYPSVYNLAGGEAQLSTVDGTDYDTVLPSLNLTFGITDDVVVRFGVSKGLYYPSLVDTRNRVILGLDVDPLLQDESLPEEETTNPVIGIESVSLTAQASNPYLEPEESVNFDLSTEWYFAPAGSMSVGLFHKDLDNIIRNRQFDLGFTHEGEENIVSAYGPANTGSGTIRGVEFSYSQFYDMLPGAWSGLGLQFNYTYIDQNDLEDPNGAIAPTTRFNAAGEPIVDERNTFRVFSGLPLQGYSDENLNIVGMYEYNDISFRLAYTWRSEYLLTLRESEDFAPVYAEASGMMDASLYYTINDNWKVGIEGSNLLDTETKTRYQMNQEGLETDALSFTTDRRYALSVRATF, from the coding sequence ATGGCTATGCAATTTAAAAAAAACCTGCTCAACCTGGCTGTCTGCTCCGCAGTCGCCGGTTTGGCTCCGGCAATGACATTCGCTCAAGAAGCAGAAGTCGTTGATGAAATTGTGGTTATGGGAATGCGCAGCAGTATCGAAAGCGCCCAGGACCTGAAACGAAATGCTGACACCGTCAAAGACGTGATCACCGCCACTGATATCGGTGCACTGCCCGATAAATCAGTAACCGAAGCATTGCAACGTGTGCCCGGTGTGACGATTGAACGCTTTGCCTCTTCTGATGACCCCAAGCACTATGCCGATGAAGGTACTGGCGTATTGGTGCGCGGTCTTGATCGTGTTCGTTCAGAAATTAACGGTCGCGATGCATTCAGTGCGAACCCTTGGGGTGGCCTGAGCTACGAGGATTTTCCCGCAGAATTATTGGGTGCAGTGGAAGTTGTTAAAAACCAGACTGCCGACCTGATCTCTGGTGGTATTGCGGGTACTGTTAATCTGATTACCCGTAAGCCGTTTGATTCTGATGAACAAATTATTTCATTCAATGCAAAAGCCAACTATGGCGATTTTCGTGAAGAAGTTACGCCGTCGTTCTCTGCACTTTTCTCAGATAGTTGGGAAACGAGTGCGGGTAATTTTGGTTTCTTGCTTGCAGGTTCGCATTCCGAATATAAAACTCGTGGTGACGGTGTTGGATTGGGTAACTTCCAGTCGCGCGGGGTTGATACAACCACCGTTTATGATGAATGGGGTACTCCTCAAGTAGGTATTACGCCCGGCACTTACTCACACCCTTGTGTTCCAAACTCCTCTGATTGGCGTAATTGCGATAACCTGGGGTACCCTGATGGTATCCAATATTCTGCTGCTGATGCGCCTTATGAAGGCACAGGGCTTACGGGTCAACCGGAGGGGGTAACTTGGTACACGCCTTCTCAGTATCATATGAGTACCGCTGAGAATGACCGCGAGCGTACCGGTTTTACCACCTCGCTACAGTGGGCTAACACCGATGAAACCATTGTTGCCACTCTGGAGCATATCAACTCCAAAGCCTCGTTGGAGTATGATGAGCGCCGTGTCGGTCACGCTGCCCAAGGCTTCAAAAGCTTTATGGGGAGTTCGCATGATTGGCTGGATCAACCGGGTGAGGGGCGTCCCAGAACCTTCGATGCCAATAATCACTTGACGTCGGGTGTGGGTGTAAGCAGCAATGCTGAAGTACCACTCTTTTATATCACTCGTTGGAACTACACCGAAAATACGGTTGAAGATACGTCGTTCAATCTGACCTTAAGGCCTAATGATCGCCTGACAATCGGCCTTGATTATCAGCACATTGATTCTGAAAAATTAGTTCATAACTACAGTTTGTCCGGTCAGACGCGCGGCGGCGCAGCTGCTTCGGGTACGCTGTTACCCTTCTTCCTCGATTTGCGTGGCGATCTCCCCACTATCGAGTACTTGAATAATACGGATTTTACCGGCTGGATCAATGAAGGCGCTCTGGAACCGGAAGTGTTTATCGGTTCGGGCATGCAACAGGAAGAACTCAATACTGCTAAATTAGACAGCTTTAAAATTGATGTGGAATATGCCCTGGATGGTGTCGTCACTGCTGTTAAAAGCGGTGTTTATTACTCCGATAAAACACTGACAGTGCGTGATACCGAGTATGCTGGCTGGTCAGCCATTGCCACCCCTTGGGTTAATGATCAACGTCCTGCGTCAGCTGCGGTAAACCATCCTGAACTGTACGAAAGAATTGACTTCTCAGATTTCTATAACGGCGAAGTCCTACAGGGTGATCTACAGAGCTTCCTGTTCCCTCGCGTCGATTTGGTAAAAAACTACGCCCAAACACTGCGCGACGGTTGTGCAGCTGGTTGGTCTACCGTGGGTGATGTTAACGGTAACGCTGCGGACGGGAGCGGCGGCTGTGCCATTCCTTATGAAGATATGGCAAGTCGTAACGGTACTCATTTTGCGCCGTATGATATAAGCGAATCGAACGAGGAGCGTACAGAATTTTACCTGCGTGGTGATTTCGAGTTTGCGGATCTTGCCGTACCTGTTAAAGGTAATGTTGGTCTTCGCTATGTTAACTATAAGCTGGAATCTACCGGTTATACGGTGTTGCCGCCCGAAACCAGTCGCGGTAATGCGCAAACGGCCGCAGCCCTGCTAGCCGAATACCCGAGCGTTTATAACCTTGCTGGTGGTGAGGCGCAATTAAGTACGGTTGACGGTACAGACTACGATACGGTTTTACCGAGCTTGAACCTGACCTTTGGCATTACTGATGATGTAGTAGTTCGCTTCGGTGTATCCAAAGGTTTGTATTACCCAAGCCTGGTGGATACTCGCAACCGGGTGATCCTCGGCCTGGATGTTGATCCGCTGCTTCAAGATGAGTCTCTGCCGGAAGAAGAGACCACCAACCCGGTTATTGGTATCGAAAGTGTGTCTCTGACCGCTCAGGCCAGTAACCCCTATCTGGAACCGGAAGAGTCAGTCAACTTCGATTTGAGCACTGAATGGTACTTCGCTCCGGCGGGCTCAATGAGTGTTGGCTTGTTCCACAAAGACCTGGATAACATCATCCGTAACAGACAATTTGATCTAGGCTTCACTCACGAGGGTGAAGAGAACATTGTTTCTGCCTATGGTCCGGCGAATACCGGGTCGGGTACGATCCGTGGTGTGGAGTTCTCCTACTCGCAGTTCTACGATATGTTGCCAGGTGCCTGGAGTGGTTTAGGTTTGCAGTTTAACTATACCTACATTGACCAAAATGATCTGGAAGATCCTAATGGTGCGATAGCGCCGACCACTCGCTTTAACGCCGCTGGTGAGCCGATTGTTGATGAGCGCAATACCTTCCGTGTATTTAGCGGTTTGCCGTTACAAGGTTACTCTGACGAAAACCTGAATATTGTGGGTATGTATGAATACAACGATATCTCATTCCGTCTTGCGTACACATGGCGCTCTGAGTACCTGTTGACGTTGCGCGAGTCTGAGGACTTCGCACCTGTTTACGCCGAGGCGTCAGGCATGATGGATGCGAGCTTGTACTACACCATCAACGATAACTGGAAAGTCGGTATCGAAGGCAGCAATTTGCTGGATACTGAAACAAAAACCAGGTATCAGATGAACCAGGAAGGCTTAGAAACTGATGCGTTAAGCTTCACCACTGACCGTCGTTACGCCTTGAGTGTCCGTGCAACTTTCTAA
- a CDS encoding AraC family transcriptional regulator, producing MIELTLFNINDITVIFGGFLSLVLALLLACQRHEGRIKKRYWMLLAAFFMLSVFLAVDTLMYWNINIRTFLSSVSTDFFFLFGFAFFLQGPLLYWFTRAAIYRNFSLKAYDALHLIPALAYPFYVYAIYHQYDHDAKLRYVYDWSLVTSDPYFEGLVWAQRLTVFFYSVLCVLQLYRYVRRLKSTHFSLNQVDLQWLKLLLIGFLCVNAWVVLTLLESRFTNLGFDSPMGIAESYIRFIYVSVLIVYLLQNSKGFAEIQVEHTISDAPVIDVPHQQQLLDKLLQYMETQRPYLEPTITVERLAQRLQVSPKLLSSTINSQLHKNFFEMIGSYRLDEAKKQLADPQYRDLSISEIMKNCGFNSKSVFNQAFKKNVGVTPSHYRQQYLN from the coding sequence ATGATTGAACTAACGCTGTTTAATATTAATGATATTACCGTTATCTTCGGCGGCTTTCTGTCGTTGGTGCTGGCATTGTTATTGGCGTGTCAGCGTCACGAAGGGAGGATTAAAAAGCGTTACTGGATGTTGCTGGCTGCGTTTTTTATGCTCAGTGTCTTCCTCGCTGTTGATACCTTGATGTACTGGAACATCAACATCCGCACCTTCTTATCTTCCGTCTCTACTGATTTTTTCTTTTTGTTCGGTTTTGCTTTTTTCCTGCAAGGTCCCTTGTTGTATTGGTTTACCCGCGCCGCCATCTATCGCAATTTTTCCTTGAAGGCTTATGACGCACTGCATTTGATTCCTGCACTGGCTTATCCCTTTTATGTGTATGCGATTTATCACCAGTATGATCATGACGCGAAGCTGCGCTATGTTTATGACTGGTCATTGGTTACCTCGGACCCTTACTTCGAAGGCCTGGTATGGGCGCAGCGTTTGACGGTTTTTTTCTACAGCGTGTTGTGTGTGTTGCAGTTGTATCGCTATGTGCGCCGTCTGAAAAGTACCCACTTTTCGCTCAACCAGGTGGATCTGCAGTGGCTCAAGCTGTTATTGATTGGCTTTCTTTGTGTGAATGCCTGGGTTGTGCTGACCTTGCTGGAATCACGTTTTACAAACCTGGGCTTTGATAGCCCTATGGGTATAGCGGAGAGTTACATCCGGTTTATTTACGTTAGTGTATTGATTGTGTACCTGTTGCAAAACTCGAAAGGCTTTGCCGAGATTCAGGTTGAGCACACCATCAGCGATGCGCCGGTGATCGATGTGCCTCATCAGCAGCAGTTGCTGGATAAGTTGCTGCAGTATATGGAGACCCAGAGGCCCTATCTTGAGCCCACGATAACCGTCGAACGTTTGGCGCAACGCCTACAGGTATCCCCCAAGCTGTTGTCGAGTACCATCAACAGTCAGTTGCACAAGAATTTTTTCGAGATGATTGGTTCCTATCGCCTTGATGAAGCGAAGAAACAATTAGCCGATCCGCAATACCGTGACCTTTCCATCAGCGAGATCATGAAGAACTGCGGCTTTAACAGCAAATCGGTGTTCAATCAGGCCTTCAAAAAGAATGTCGGGGTCACGCCCAGCCATTATCGTCAGCAATACCTCAATTAG
- a CDS encoding CaiB/BaiF CoA-transferase family protein, whose protein sequence is MTTTSRRPLDGIRVIEMGQLLAGPFAGCMLAYFGAEVIKIEPPKTGDPIRGWRVVEEGTSLWWRSLGRNKKSVTLDLKQDAGRKLAKQLIDGADVVIENFRPGVMEDWGLGPADCKEKNPGLVYARISGYGQDGPYANKPGFASVCEGISGFRYVNGFPGDAPVRPNLSIGDTIAGIHAALGITLALLERERSEEHTGQVIDVALYEAMFNLMEAVVPEYDGAGVVRQASGTTVTGIVPTNTYRCRNGKYVVIGGNGDSIFQRLMQIAGHPEMATDPRMANNAGRVAHEKIIDQALADWCARHDSEDILALLEQARVPGGPIYNVEDMVADPHFNARGLFEQVEINGKPLKIPAILPKLERTPGRTDWPGAAVGSHTDHVLRDLLQLEEADIQALRAGGII, encoded by the coding sequence ATGACAACAACCTCTCGCCGTCCGCTCGACGGCATTCGCGTGATTGAAATGGGTCAACTGCTGGCAGGGCCTTTTGCCGGTTGTATGCTAGCTTATTTCGGTGCGGAAGTGATCAAGATTGAGCCACCAAAAACCGGCGATCCTATTCGTGGGTGGCGAGTCGTTGAAGAGGGGACATCACTCTGGTGGCGCAGCCTGGGCCGCAATAAAAAAAGTGTGACACTGGATTTGAAACAGGATGCCGGGCGCAAACTGGCGAAGCAGTTGATCGACGGTGCGGATGTGGTTATTGAAAATTTCCGCCCTGGTGTCATGGAAGACTGGGGCCTGGGGCCGGCAGACTGCAAGGAAAAGAATCCCGGCCTGGTGTATGCGCGCATCTCCGGTTACGGACAGGATGGACCCTATGCAAATAAACCCGGCTTTGCGTCTGTGTGTGAAGGTATCAGCGGTTTTCGATACGTGAATGGTTTTCCGGGGGATGCGCCAGTTCGCCCCAACTTGAGTATCGGGGATACCATTGCCGGCATTCATGCCGCTCTGGGAATCACCTTGGCGTTACTCGAACGGGAGCGTTCCGAGGAGCACACCGGACAGGTGATTGATGTTGCCTTGTATGAAGCCATGTTTAACCTGATGGAAGCCGTTGTGCCGGAATATGATGGCGCAGGTGTGGTACGACAAGCGTCCGGGACAACCGTGACCGGTATTGTTCCGACCAACACCTATCGCTGTCGCAATGGTAAGTATGTCGTGATCGGTGGTAACGGCGATTCTATCTTTCAACGGTTGATGCAAATCGCCGGTCACCCGGAGATGGCAACTGACCCGCGTATGGCCAACAATGCCGGTCGCGTTGCCCATGAAAAAATCATCGATCAAGCCCTGGCAGACTGGTGTGCGCGTCACGACTCGGAAGATATTCTTGCATTGTTGGAGCAGGCAAGGGTGCCTGGTGGGCCTATTTATAATGTGGAAGATATGGTTGCCGATCCGCACTTCAATGCGCGCGGGCTTTTTGAGCAGGTTGAAATCAATGGCAAGCCGCTAAAAATTCCTGCCATACTCCCCAAACTTGAGCGCACACCAGGGCGCACCGACTGGCCGGGTGCAGCCGTGGGTAGTCATACCGACCATGTGTTGCGCGACCTTTTGCAATTGGAAGAAGCAGACATTCAGGCATTGCGCGCGGGAGGTATTATTTAA
- the pdxH gene encoding pyridoxamine 5'-phosphate oxidase, with translation MDVNLENLRREYLKGGLHRDQLADDPIEQFERWMTQIIATNIPDPNAMTVATVDADGQPSQRIVLLKGLDQRGFVFYTNLRSRKAQELKQNPRISLHFPWHCLERQVKVCGLAEPLSTAESFKYFVSRPRDSQLAAWASQQSRPISSRALLLQQFEAMKNKFGKGEIPLPDFWGGYRVKPQQIEFWQGGAHRLHDRFQYTRQADNSWSIERLEP, from the coding sequence ATGGATGTCAATCTGGAAAATTTGCGCCGTGAATATCTCAAGGGTGGCTTGCATCGCGATCAATTAGCCGATGATCCGATTGAACAGTTTGAGCGATGGATGACTCAGATTATCGCCACAAATATTCCCGACCCCAATGCCATGACAGTGGCAACCGTTGATGCTGATGGCCAGCCCTCCCAACGTATCGTTTTATTGAAAGGCCTCGATCAGCGCGGGTTTGTGTTTTACACGAATCTGCGCAGCCGCAAAGCGCAGGAATTAAAACAGAATCCGCGTATCAGTTTACATTTTCCCTGGCATTGTCTTGAGCGCCAGGTGAAAGTCTGCGGCCTTGCCGAGCCGCTTTCTACAGCCGAGTCGTTTAAATATTTTGTCAGTCGCCCGCGCGACAGTCAGTTAGCGGCTTGGGCTTCACAACAAAGCCGACCCATTTCGTCGCGTGCATTGTTGCTGCAACAATTTGAGGCCATGAAAAATAAATTTGGTAAAGGTGAAATTCCCTTGCCGGATTTCTGGGGCGGTTATCGCGTTAAACCGCAGCAAATTGAATTCTGGCAAGGCGGCGCCCACCGTCTGCACGACCGTTTCCAATACACCCGTCAAGCCGATAATAGTTGGTCCATCGAACGCCTCGAACCCTAA
- a CDS encoding glycosyl hydrolase family 18 protein — translation MIKMIIRTLGLVASMVIPLHGSADVRVIGYMPSFKNLTATVDTTDLSKLTHINIAFLNPDVQGQLVADGHMRCMPGVDGESTPVEDIHYLVDKAHQAKVQVLASVGGGVIPACSGDWMTQLEPKNRKQLIQNLVDYVEQFKLDGLDIDLEGALLTSIDNAGNYTPFIQALSVELKKRNKLLTCATASYDGGMVPVDSLPYFDFVNLMSYDAIGPSWGTPGIEHSSYDQAAGHIAIWKARGLTKDKLVLGVPFYGYGFGRFRSDYAYKDILAQFGTDATALDLVGKACTGCSYITYNGKPTIRKKTRLALKEGAGVMIWEMSQDVQGKHSLLKIIDDEIQRYHADSAQ, via the coding sequence ATGATAAAAATGATCATAAGAACACTGGGCTTGGTGGCAAGTATGGTGATACCGCTGCATGGATCGGCGGATGTGCGGGTCATTGGCTATATGCCAAGTTTCAAAAACCTCACGGCAACAGTTGATACAACAGACCTCAGCAAGCTGACCCACATCAACATCGCTTTCCTGAATCCTGATGTGCAAGGCCAATTGGTTGCCGATGGACATATGCGTTGTATGCCAGGCGTCGATGGTGAAAGCACACCGGTTGAAGACATTCATTATCTTGTTGATAAAGCACATCAAGCGAAGGTTCAGGTGCTCGCCTCGGTAGGTGGCGGTGTCATTCCCGCGTGCTCGGGAGACTGGATGACACAGCTGGAGCCCAAAAATCGTAAACAGCTGATCCAGAATCTTGTCGACTATGTGGAACAGTTCAAGCTCGATGGATTGGATATCGACCTGGAAGGTGCGCTGCTAACGTCGATAGACAACGCTGGCAATTACACCCCTTTTATTCAGGCATTGTCGGTCGAACTTAAGAAACGCAACAAGCTTTTGACCTGCGCTACTGCATCCTATGACGGTGGGATGGTTCCCGTTGATTCCTTGCCGTATTTTGACTTCGTCAATCTGATGTCTTACGACGCGATCGGTCCGAGTTGGGGTACCCCCGGTATTGAACATTCCAGTTATGACCAGGCTGCCGGGCACATCGCTATCTGGAAAGCGCGTGGATTAACAAAAGACAAACTGGTATTAGGTGTACCTTTTTATGGATACGGCTTTGGTCGCTTTCGGTCCGATTATGCTTACAAAGATATCCTCGCCCAATTTGGTACAGACGCAACGGCGTTGGATCTCGTCGGCAAAGCCTGTACAGGTTGCAGTTACATTACCTACAACGGCAAACCTACCATTCGTAAAAAGACTCGTCTCGCGTTGAAAGAAGGGGCGGGGGTGATGATTTGGGAGATGTCCCAGGATGTGCAAGGTAAACACAGCTTGCTAAAGATAATTGATGATGAAATCCAGCGTTATCACGCTGATTCAGCACAATAA
- a CDS encoding sulfotransferase, producing MPLHQAFSLAEKAVAEGRREAEIFIYQLLKQQPGFNEAYAVYVDLLEQASRHDDQVGLCRRWIKESPQHIPAYMSLSQAMHRLGNHAGAIQAAEGALGVRPDDVRLLNHLGVLKKEAGELDEALTIFNRCIAQQSDFAPAYWNRADLYKTISSGEVAEMEALYSRAHLKDEDRIYLSYALAHGLERLEDFERSFYYLTIGSRLKRQSLTYNHAAAIKELKDIPQYFAPSLFHDQQSNLKTAAPIFICGLPRSGTTLVEQIISSHPDVTGGEELMALSRAVASVLQTKVMNLRYPLWTTHFNAEDWKQIGIEYLALTQRLQKTKHFTDKMLMNYKALGVIHLALPNAKIIHCTRDPLDNMFGCYKQLFDKGLRFTYDLDELADTYEAYAQVMAHWKTLFPANIIDVRYESLVTDPETETRRLLDFIGLPWNPACLDFYNNKRPVYSASNSQVRQPIFTSSIGQWRNHAEAFSSIKNRLNLPD from the coding sequence ATGCCGTTACACCAGGCTTTCAGTTTGGCAGAAAAGGCTGTCGCGGAAGGCCGTCGTGAAGCAGAAATTTTTATCTACCAACTTCTTAAGCAGCAGCCCGGTTTCAATGAAGCATACGCCGTCTATGTTGACCTTCTGGAGCAGGCGTCACGACATGACGATCAGGTCGGTTTATGCCGCCGCTGGATCAAGGAGTCACCACAACACATCCCTGCCTATATGAGCCTGAGCCAGGCAATGCACCGATTGGGAAACCACGCCGGTGCGATTCAGGCGGCGGAAGGTGCCTTGGGTGTGAGACCGGATGATGTGCGTTTACTTAATCATCTGGGTGTTCTGAAAAAGGAAGCCGGTGAATTGGATGAAGCCTTAACGATTTTTAATCGCTGTATCGCGCAGCAATCGGACTTTGCTCCAGCCTATTGGAACAGAGCGGATTTATATAAAACTATTTCATCCGGAGAAGTGGCTGAAATGGAGGCTTTGTATAGCCGTGCGCATTTGAAGGATGAAGATAGGATTTATCTCTCTTATGCCCTGGCGCATGGATTGGAACGGCTGGAGGACTTCGAGAGAAGTTTTTACTACCTGACAATCGGTTCCCGACTCAAGCGCCAGTCCCTGACATACAACCACGCGGCTGCGATAAAAGAACTAAAAGATATTCCGCAATACTTCGCCCCGTCATTATTTCACGATCAGCAATCTAATTTGAAAACGGCGGCACCGATTTTCATCTGCGGCCTGCCACGCTCCGGTACCACATTGGTTGAGCAGATTATTTCCAGTCACCCCGATGTAACCGGTGGTGAAGAATTGATGGCTTTATCCAGGGCCGTTGCCAGTGTTCTGCAAACCAAAGTAATGAATTTACGTTATCCCTTATGGACGACGCACTTCAACGCAGAGGACTGGAAACAGATTGGCATAGAATATCTGGCATTGACGCAGCGCTTACAAAAAACAAAACACTTCACCGACAAAATGCTGATGAACTACAAAGCCTTAGGCGTAATTCATCTGGCTTTACCCAATGCAAAAATAATTCACTGCACCCGAGACCCGCTGGACAATATGTTCGGCTGCTACAAACAGTTGTTCGACAAAGGGCTCCGATTCACTTACGACCTTGACGAACTGGCCGATACTTACGAGGCCTACGCCCAGGTGATGGCTCACTGGAAAACGCTGTTTCCGGCCAACATCATTGATGTGCGTTATGAAAGCCTCGTTACCGACCCGGAAACTGAAACACGCCGTCTGCTCGATTTTATCGGCCTGCCATGGAACCCGGCATGCCTGGATTTCTATAACAATAAACGCCCTGTCTACAGTGCCAGCAACAGCCAGGTTCGCCAACCCATCTTTACCTCATCCATAGGTCAATGGCGAAACCATGCGGAAGCATTTTCCAGTATAAAAAATCGACTCAACCTACCCGATTGA